A single genomic interval of Hevea brasiliensis isolate MT/VB/25A 57/8 chromosome 4, ASM3005281v1, whole genome shotgun sequence harbors:
- the LOC110641338 gene encoding beta-glucosidase 18 isoform X2 — protein sequence MKKVCPVLVLFLSLMMINGCSCLDRSQFPSSFLFGTATSSYQIEGAYLEANKGLSNWDVFTHMSPGEIKDRSNGDTADDHYHLFLEDIELMHSLGVNSYRFSISWVRILPKGRFGEVNSEGIAFYNKLIDALLLRGIEPFVTLHHFDVPQELEDRYGAWLSPQMQDDFGYFADICFEAFGDRVKHWITLNEANMVAQYGYYSGIWPPNRCSYPANKCKAGDSELEPYIAAHNMILAHATATEIYRKKYQEKQGGKIGIVLHIYWYEPLRDIPVDRVAAQRALGFIAAWFMDPIMYGEYPPEMQQIVGLRLPAFSEEDKRKLANKLDFIGINHYSTLYAKDCLLSSCNYHDDLLKDTFTYGTGEKDGVLIGEPTAMPTFYVVPDSMEKTIMYFKDRYNNTPMFITENGYAQPSSRNIEDMLNDTNRVEYMEGYLTSLVSAMRNGADVRGYFHWSLIDNFEWTYGYTISFGLVHVDRTTMQRTPKRSAKWFQHFLKNEALHAQE from the exons ATGAAGAAAGTCTGTCCTGTTTTAGTTCTCTTCCTATCATTGATGATGATAAATGGGTGTTCATGTTTGGACCGTAGCCAATTCCCTTCATCTTTTTTGTTCGGGACTGCTACTTCTTCTTATCag ATTGAAGGAGCCTACTTGGAAGCCAACAAAGGCCTCAGCAATTGGGACGTATTCACCCACATGTCTCCTG GAGAAATTAAGGATAGGAGCAATGGGGATACAGCCGATGATCACTATCATCTATTTTTG GAAGATATAGAGTTGATGCATTCCCTTGGAGTAAATTCATACAGATTCTCTATTTCATGGGTCAGAATCCTTCCAA AGGGTAGATTTGGAGAAGTCAATTCTGAGGGAATTGCATTTTACAACAAGCTTATTGATGCTCTTTTGCTCAGAG GAATAGAACCATTTGTTACATTGCACCATTTTGATGTTCCTCAAGAGCTAGAAGATCGTTATGGCGCTTGGCTAAGTCCTCAAATGCA GGATGATTTTGGGTACTTTGCAGATATCTGCTTCGAGGCATTTGGAGATAGGGTCAAACATTGGATTACACTCAATGAAGCTAACATGGTGGCCCAATATGGGTACTATAGTGGAATATGGCCACCAAACCGATGCTCTTACCCTGCAAACAAATGCAAAGCTGGAGACTCTGAATTAGAACCTTACATTGCTGCTCATAATATGATACTGGCTCATGCTACAGCAACTGAAATTTACAGAAAGAAATATCAG GAAAAACAAGGAGGAAAGATTGGCATTGTATTACATATCTACTGGTATGAGCCACTAAGAGATATTCCAGTTGATCGTGTTGCTGCACAACGAGCTCTAGGTTTCATTGCCGCttg GTTTATGGATCCCATTATGTATGGAGAGTACCCACCGGAGATGCAACAAATTGTAGGTCTAAGGCTACCAGCATTTTCAGAGGAGGACAAGAGGAAACTAGCGAACAAATTGGACTTCATTGGAATCAATCATTATAGCACTCTCTATGCAAAGGATTGCCTACTTTCATCTTGCAATTATCATGATGATTTACTTAAAGATACCTTTACTTACGGAACTGGAGAGAAAGATGGCGTTCTTATAGGAGAGCCA ACAGCAATGCCTACATTCTATGTTGTTCCAGATAGTATGGAGAAAACAATCATGTACTTCAAAGATAGATACAACAACACACCCATGTTCATCACAGAGAATG GATATGCACAACCTAGCAGTAGAAACATTGAAGATATGCTGAACGACACAAACAGGGTGGAATACATGGAGGGTTACCTCACTTCTCTAGTTTCTGCAATGAG GAACGGAGCAGATGTGCGGGGCTACTTCCATTGGTCTTTGATAGATAACTTTGAGTGGACATATGGATACACCATAAGCTTTGGGTTGGTTCATGTAGATCGCACAACAATGCAGAGGACCCCGAAAAGATCAGCCAAATGGTTCCAGCATTTCCTGAAAAATGAAGCTCTTCATGCCcaagaatag
- the LOC131179372 gene encoding uncharacterized mitochondrial protein AtMg00810-like — protein sequence MDQPPGMKDPNYPNHVCKLQRALYGLKQAPRAWFNRLSMFLIDYGFFCSLADPSLFVMHTSTGVLVLLIYVDDMLLTGSSMALVQNFLQVLSKEFSMKDLGPLHHFLGIQIQSTDSGLQLNQTRYAYSILERAQMVDCQPMPTPLVQRHDAVTDPTPVADPTFFRGLVGSLQYLTLTRPDLSYSVNYISQFMHSPTLSHLKYVRRILRYLKGTIHFGLFFKKDTSLVLSAFSDADWAGCPTTRRSTTGYCTFLGCNIISWCAKKQHIAMRVLAPRPSIVPWLTPH from the coding sequence ATGGATCAGCCACCTGGAATGAAAGATCCTAATTATCCTAATCATGTTTGCAAATTACAGCGAGCATTGTATGGTTTAAAACAGGCTCCGAGAGCCTGGTTTAATAGGTTGAGTATGTTTTTAATTGATTATGGTTTTTTTTGCAGTTTAGCTGATCCATCCTTGTTTGTCATGCATACATCgacaggtgtattggttttattaATTTACGTGGATGATATGTTGTTAACAGGATCGTCTATGGCTCTAGTTCAGAATTTTTTGCAGGTCTTAAGCAAGGAGTTTTCCATGAAAGACCTTGGGCCATTGCATCATTTTCTAGGCATTCAAATTCAATCAACTGACTCTGGGTTACAATTGAATCAAACCCGTTATGCCTATTCAATTTTGGAAAGAGCTCAGATGGTGGATTGTCAACCGATGCCCACTCCACTTGTTCAGCGACACGATGCTGTTACAGACCCGACACCAGTAGCTGATCCCACCTTCTTTCGAGGGCTTGTGGGTTCGTTACAGTATTTGACACTAACCCGACCGGATTTGTCCTATAGTGTCAACTATATTTCTCAATTCATGCACAGTCCAACTTTGTCTCACTTAAAATATGTTCGTCGTATATTACGATATCTCAAAGGAACAATACATTTtggcttattttttaaaaaagatacCTCACTTGTTCTTAGTGCATTTTCTGATGCAGACTGGGCCGGATGTCCAACCACACGACGGTCTACTACAGGCTACTGTACTTTTCTTGGTTGCAATATCATTTCCTGGTGTGCCAAGAAACAACACATCGCTATGCGCGTTCTAGCACCGAGGCCGAGTATCGTTCCATGGCTCACACCGCACTGA
- the LOC131179173 gene encoding beta-glucosidase 18-like codes for MIRRRMKKVCSVLVLFLSLMISGCSCLNRSQFPSSFFFGTATSSYQIEGAYLEANKGLSNWDVFTHLSPGEIKDGSNGNTADDHYHQFLDDIELMHSLGVNSYRFSISWVRILPKGRFGEINSEGIAFYNKLINALLLKGIEPFVTLHHFDVPQELEDRYGAWLSPQMQDDFGYFADICFEAFGDRVKHWITLNEANMVAQYGYYSGIWPPNRCSYPVGKCKAGDSELEPYIAAHNMILAHATATEIYRKKYQEKQGGKIGIVLHIYWYEPLRDIPVDRVAAQRALGFIAAWFMDPIMYGEYPPEMRQIVGLRLPAFSMEDKRKLANKLDFIGINHYSTLYAKDCLLSPCNYHDDLLKDTFTYGTGTKDGVLIGEPTAMPTFYVVPNSMEKTIAYFKDRYNNTPMFITENGYAQPSSRNIEDMLNDTNRVEYMEGYLTSLVSAMRNGADVRGYFHWSLIDNFEWTYGYTISFGLVHVDRTTMQRTPKRSAKWFQHFLKNEALHHPQEWQQNIVHL; via the exons ATGATAAGGAGGAGGATGAAGAAAGTGTGTTCAGTTTTAGTTCTCTTCCTATCATTGATGATAAGTGGGTGTTCATGTTTGAACCGTAGccaattcccttcttcttttttctttgggACTGCTACTTCTTCTTATCAG ATTGAAGGAGCATACTTGGAAGCCAACAAAGGCCTCAGCAATTGGGATGTATTCACCCACTTATCTCCTG GAGAAATTAAGGATGGAAGCAATGGGAATACAGCTGATGATCACTATCATCAATTTTTG GATGACATAGAGTTGATGCATTCTCTTGGAGTAAATTCGTACAGATTCTCGATTTCATGGGTCAGAATCCTTCCAA AGGGTAGATTTGGAGAGATCAATTCGGAGGGTATTGCATTTTACAATAAGCTTATTAATGCTCTCTTGCTTAAAG GAATAGAACCATTTGTTACATTGCACCATTTTGATGTTCCTCAAGAACTAGAAGATCGATATGGCGCTTGGCTAAGTCCTCAAATGCA GGATGATTTCGGGTACTTCGCAGATATCTGCTTCGAGGCATTTGGAGACAGAGTGAAACATTGGATTACACTCAATGAAGCTAATATGGTGGCCCAATATGGGTACTACAGTGGAATATGGCCACCAAACCGATGCTCTTACCCTGTAGGCAAGTGCAAAGCCGGAGACTCTGAATTAGAACCTTACATCGCTGCTCATAATATGATACTAGCTCATGCCACAGCTACTGAAATTTACAGAAAAAAGTATCAG GAAAAACAAGGAGGGAAGATTGGCATTGTGTTACATATCTACTGGTATGAGCCACTAAGAGACATTCCAGTTGATCGTGTGGCCGCTCAACGAGCTCTAGGTTTCATTGCTGCTTG GTTTATGGATCCCATTATGTATGGAGAGTACCCACCAGAGATGCGACAAATTGTAGGTCTAAGGCTACCAGCATTTTCGATGGAGGACAAGAGGAAACTGGCAAACAAATTGGATTTCATTGGAATCAACCATTATAGCACTCTCTATGCAAAGGATTGTCTGCTTTCACCATGCAATTATCATGATGATTTACTCAAAGACACCTTTACTTATGGAACTGGAACAAAAGATGGAGTTCTTATAGGAGAGCCG ACAGCAATGCCTACGTTCTATGTTGTTCCAAATAGCATGGAGAAGACAATCGCGTATTTCAAAGATAGATACAACAACACGCCCATGTTCATCACAGAAAACG GATATGCACAACCTAGCAGTAGAAACATTGAAGATATGCTCAATGACACGAACAGGGTGGAATACATGGAGGGTTACCTCACTTCTCTAGTTTCTGCAATGAG GAATGGAGCAGATGTGAGGGGCTACTTCCATTGGTCTCTGATAGATAACTTTGAATGGACATATGGATATACCATAAGCTTTGGGTTGGTTCATGTAGACCGCACAACAATGCAGAGAACACCAAAAAGATCAGCCAAATGGTTCCAGCATTTCCTGAAAAATGAAGCTCTTCATCATCCCCAAGAATGGCAACAGAACATTGTGCATTTGTAA
- the LOC110641338 gene encoding beta-glucosidase 18 isoform X1 has product MKKVCPVLVLFLSLMMINGCSCLDRSQFPSSFLFGTATSSYQIEGAYLEANKGLSNWDVFTHMSPGEIKDRSNGDTADDHYHLFLEDIELMHSLGVNSYRFSISWVRILPIILIIEGRFGEVNSEGIAFYNKLIDALLLRGIEPFVTLHHFDVPQELEDRYGAWLSPQMQDDFGYFADICFEAFGDRVKHWITLNEANMVAQYGYYSGIWPPNRCSYPANKCKAGDSELEPYIAAHNMILAHATATEIYRKKYQEKQGGKIGIVLHIYWYEPLRDIPVDRVAAQRALGFIAAWFMDPIMYGEYPPEMQQIVGLRLPAFSEEDKRKLANKLDFIGINHYSTLYAKDCLLSSCNYHDDLLKDTFTYGTGEKDGVLIGEPTAMPTFYVVPDSMEKTIMYFKDRYNNTPMFITENGYAQPSSRNIEDMLNDTNRVEYMEGYLTSLVSAMRNGADVRGYFHWSLIDNFEWTYGYTISFGLVHVDRTTMQRTPKRSAKWFQHFLKNEALHAQE; this is encoded by the exons ATGAAGAAAGTCTGTCCTGTTTTAGTTCTCTTCCTATCATTGATGATGATAAATGGGTGTTCATGTTTGGACCGTAGCCAATTCCCTTCATCTTTTTTGTTCGGGACTGCTACTTCTTCTTATCag ATTGAAGGAGCCTACTTGGAAGCCAACAAAGGCCTCAGCAATTGGGACGTATTCACCCACATGTCTCCTG GAGAAATTAAGGATAGGAGCAATGGGGATACAGCCGATGATCACTATCATCTATTTTTG GAAGATATAGAGTTGATGCATTCCCTTGGAGTAAATTCATACAGATTCTCTATTTCATGGGTCAGAATCCTTCCAA taattttaatcaTAGAGGGTAGATTTGGAGAAGTCAATTCTGAGGGAATTGCATTTTACAACAAGCTTATTGATGCTCTTTTGCTCAGAG GAATAGAACCATTTGTTACATTGCACCATTTTGATGTTCCTCAAGAGCTAGAAGATCGTTATGGCGCTTGGCTAAGTCCTCAAATGCA GGATGATTTTGGGTACTTTGCAGATATCTGCTTCGAGGCATTTGGAGATAGGGTCAAACATTGGATTACACTCAATGAAGCTAACATGGTGGCCCAATATGGGTACTATAGTGGAATATGGCCACCAAACCGATGCTCTTACCCTGCAAACAAATGCAAAGCTGGAGACTCTGAATTAGAACCTTACATTGCTGCTCATAATATGATACTGGCTCATGCTACAGCAACTGAAATTTACAGAAAGAAATATCAG GAAAAACAAGGAGGAAAGATTGGCATTGTATTACATATCTACTGGTATGAGCCACTAAGAGATATTCCAGTTGATCGTGTTGCTGCACAACGAGCTCTAGGTTTCATTGCCGCttg GTTTATGGATCCCATTATGTATGGAGAGTACCCACCGGAGATGCAACAAATTGTAGGTCTAAGGCTACCAGCATTTTCAGAGGAGGACAAGAGGAAACTAGCGAACAAATTGGACTTCATTGGAATCAATCATTATAGCACTCTCTATGCAAAGGATTGCCTACTTTCATCTTGCAATTATCATGATGATTTACTTAAAGATACCTTTACTTACGGAACTGGAGAGAAAGATGGCGTTCTTATAGGAGAGCCA ACAGCAATGCCTACATTCTATGTTGTTCCAGATAGTATGGAGAAAACAATCATGTACTTCAAAGATAGATACAACAACACACCCATGTTCATCACAGAGAATG GATATGCACAACCTAGCAGTAGAAACATTGAAGATATGCTGAACGACACAAACAGGGTGGAATACATGGAGGGTTACCTCACTTCTCTAGTTTCTGCAATGAG GAACGGAGCAGATGTGCGGGGCTACTTCCATTGGTCTTTGATAGATAACTTTGAGTGGACATATGGATACACCATAAGCTTTGGGTTGGTTCATGTAGATCGCACAACAATGCAGAGGACCCCGAAAAGATCAGCCAAATGGTTCCAGCATTTCCTGAAAAATGAAGCTCTTCATGCCcaagaatag